The Candidatus Aegiribacteria sp. genome contains a region encoding:
- a CDS encoding DMT family transporter, translating into MMNILSGRPVLCSLLATLLWGAWAVGAKYSADRIGFFNSSLFYVLFSFMTVMTIYSISGISLPKLTSAPAIIAMGTGIAGGLALICFQAAIKSGDVSTVVPITGLYPIIPAIYGIMLLGEDVTPVKIAGILLAIVAAILLSL; encoded by the coding sequence ATGATGAATATTCTGTCGGGCAGGCCGGTTCTCTGCAGTCTGCTGGCTACTCTGCTCTGGGGGGCCTGGGCGGTGGGTGCCAAATATTCTGCGGACAGGATCGGATTTTTCAACTCATCGTTGTTCTACGTTCTTTTCTCATTCATGACCGTAATGACAATCTATTCGATCTCAGGTATCAGTCTTCCGAAACTCACATCTGCTCCGGCAATTATCGCGATGGGCACCGGTATTGCAGGAGGACTTGCTCTGATCTGCTTCCAGGCGGCAATCAAGAGCGGAGACGTAAGTACTGTTGTACCAATAACGGGTCTGTACCCGATTATACCGGCCATTTACGGCATCATGCTTCTCGGTGAAGACGTAACTCCTGTAAAGATCGCAGGAATCCTGCTGGCCATAGTAGCGGCTATTCTGCTGTCTCTATAA
- a CDS encoding sigma-70 family RNA polymerase sigma factor, whose amino-acid sequence MNHQRKSALAEFFHSNYSRLVNYVRCMIDDSAHRSSEDIVQDVMLGILDRPDIVAPISDLPSYVLRSLKNRIIDHYRTPGKETVSLDTEHENGLSLFDVLPDTKYDPEDSYHRRALLRLIFEMIRELPSVQMEVIIETEFNEKTFKELSMLWNVPMGTLLARKHRGIRAIRKELERIQEVKNE is encoded by the coding sequence ATGAACCATCAGAGAAAATCAGCACTGGCGGAGTTCTTCCACTCCAACTACAGCCGCCTGGTCAATTATGTCAGATGCATGATTGATGATTCTGCTCACAGAAGCAGCGAGGACATAGTTCAGGATGTGATGCTGGGGATACTTGACAGGCCGGATATTGTGGCGCCCATTTCCGATCTGCCCTCCTATGTTCTGCGATCTCTTAAAAACAGAATCATCGACCACTACAGAACCCCGGGAAAAGAAACCGTTTCTCTGGACACGGAGCATGAAAACGGGCTCAGCCTTTTCGATGTTCTTCCGGATACGAAGTACGATCCCGAAGATTCTTACCACAGACGCGCTCTTCTCCGGCTTATCTTTGAGATGATTCGAGAACTTCCCTCCGTACAAATGGAAGTAATCATTGAAACAGAGTTCAATGAAAAAACATTTAAGGAGCTTTCTATGCTATGGAACGTACCGATGGGAACACTGCTTGCAAGGAAACACCGCGGTATCAGAGCCATCAGAAAAGAACTTGAAAGGATTCAGGAGGTAAAGAATGAGTGA